In Asanoa sp. WMMD1127, one genomic interval encodes:
- a CDS encoding cysteine desulfurase family protein has translation MAYLDHAATTPMLDEAIEAYAATAREVGNPSSLHAAGRCARRHVEESRERIAAALGARPSEVIFTGGGTEADNLAVKGIFWARRAERPGRVRVIASAVEHHAVLDSVEWLVRHEGAAATWLPVDPSGRLDPASLAEALDDDVAVVTAMWANNEVGTLQPIAELAALAAAKQVPFHTDAVQAVGQVPVDFAASGAAALTVTGHKLGGPVGVGALLLGRDVTATPLLHGGGQERDVRSGTLDAPGIVAFAVAVETSVKTQREYAARVAALRDALVDGVRGVVPDVIYNGDPVDRLPSNAHFSFPGCEGDALLLLLDAQGVACSTGSACSAGVAQPSHVLLAMGNDDDRARSSLRFTLGHTSTQADVDALVAALPAAVERARRAGMIKSSR, from the coding sequence ATGGCATACCTGGACCACGCCGCCACGACGCCGATGCTCGACGAGGCCATCGAGGCCTACGCCGCCACGGCCCGGGAGGTCGGCAACCCCTCGTCGCTGCACGCCGCCGGCCGGTGCGCGCGCCGGCACGTCGAAGAGTCGCGTGAGCGCATCGCGGCCGCCCTCGGCGCCCGGCCCTCCGAGGTGATCTTCACCGGTGGCGGGACCGAAGCCGACAACCTGGCCGTCAAGGGCATCTTCTGGGCGCGCCGGGCCGAGCGGCCGGGCCGGGTCCGGGTGATCGCCAGCGCGGTCGAACACCACGCGGTGCTCGACTCCGTCGAGTGGCTGGTCCGGCACGAGGGCGCCGCCGCGACCTGGCTGCCCGTCGACCCCAGCGGGCGGCTCGATCCCGCGAGCCTGGCCGAGGCCCTCGACGACGACGTCGCGGTGGTCACCGCCATGTGGGCCAACAACGAGGTGGGCACGCTCCAGCCGATCGCCGAGCTGGCCGCCCTGGCCGCGGCGAAGCAGGTCCCGTTCCACACCGACGCCGTGCAGGCCGTCGGCCAGGTGCCGGTCGACTTCGCCGCCAGCGGCGCCGCCGCGCTCACCGTCACCGGGCACAAGCTGGGCGGCCCCGTCGGGGTCGGCGCGCTGCTGCTCGGCCGCGACGTGACCGCCACGCCGCTGCTGCACGGCGGCGGCCAGGAGCGCGACGTGCGCTCGGGCACGCTCGACGCCCCCGGCATCGTCGCGTTCGCGGTCGCGGTGGAGACCAGTGTCAAGACCCAGCGGGAATATGCGGCCCGCGTCGCCGCCCTCCGTGACGCGCTGGTCGACGGGGTCCGGGGCGTGGTGCCCGACGTGATCTACAACGGCGACCCGGTCGACCGCCTGCCCAGCAACGCGCACTTCTCCTTCCCCGGCTGCGAGGGCGACGCGCTGCTGCTGCTCCTCGACGCCCAGGGGGTCGCCTGCTCGACGGGCTCCGCCTGTTCGGCCGGAGTGGCCCAGCCGTCGCACGTGCTCCTCGCGATGGGCAACGACGACGACCGCGCGCGCTCGTCGCTGCGCTTCACGCTCGGCCACACCTCGACCCAGGCCGACGTCGACGCGCTGGTCGCGGCGCTGCCGGCGGCGGTGGAGCGGGCCCGGCGGGCGGGCATGATCAAGTCCTCGAGGTGA
- a CDS encoding GNAT family N-acetyltransferase, with the protein MGDLDISALRSAYDSQLRAYDPELPGITVEFDGPLKRASGMMGGGYIVYESLGGLDGADLDALIARQRDIFRDRGEQVEWKLHGHDEPADLAHRLTAHGFEPEEQETVVIGPVAPLAAALPVVPAGIRLRDVTDRADFDRIVAMEEAVWSDDRGWIADMLEQEITAHPSDIVVTVAEDEQTNEVVSAGWVRFVPGTAFATLWGGSTLPAYRRRGIYRALVAHRARMADANGFTLLQVDASDDSRPILERLGFVAVTTTTPYVYHP; encoded by the coding sequence ATGGGCGACCTGGACATCTCCGCACTGCGTTCCGCGTACGACAGCCAGCTCCGGGCCTATGATCCGGAACTCCCGGGCATCACGGTCGAGTTCGACGGTCCGCTGAAGCGGGCGTCCGGGATGATGGGCGGCGGTTACATCGTCTACGAGTCCCTCGGTGGGCTCGACGGTGCCGACCTCGACGCGCTGATCGCCCGCCAGCGCGACATCTTCCGCGACCGCGGCGAGCAGGTCGAGTGGAAGCTGCACGGCCACGACGAGCCGGCCGACCTGGCGCACCGGCTGACGGCGCACGGCTTCGAGCCGGAGGAGCAGGAGACCGTGGTGATCGGGCCGGTGGCGCCGCTCGCGGCCGCCCTGCCCGTGGTCCCGGCCGGCATCCGCCTGCGCGACGTCACCGACCGCGCCGACTTCGACCGCATCGTGGCGATGGAGGAGGCGGTCTGGAGCGACGACCGCGGCTGGATCGCCGACATGCTGGAGCAGGAGATCACCGCCCACCCGAGCGACATCGTGGTCACCGTCGCCGAGGACGAGCAGACCAACGAGGTCGTCAGCGCCGGCTGGGTGAGGTTCGTCCCGGGTACGGCCTTCGCCACGCTCTGGGGCGGCTCCACCCTCCCGGCCTACCGGCGGCGCGGCATCTATCGCGCCCTGGTCGCGCACCGCGCCCGCATGGCCGACGCCAACGGCTTCACGCTGCTCCAGGTCGACGCGTCCGACGACAGCCGGCCGATTCTCGAGCGGCTGGGCTTCGTGGCGGTCACCACCACGACGCCCTACGTCTACCATCCGTGA
- a CDS encoding PLD nuclease N-terminal domain-containing protein, which translates to MVRLYGLLFVAQLVLAVAALISCLSADEGEIRALPRIAWVLIILFFPLVGGVAWFVAGRPEPRRAAGQWRPGSGFPESERPRQKAPDDDPEFLKSLNQRRKEDAELFEQWEADLRRREEELRKEKDDPGRG; encoded by the coding sequence ATGGTGCGCCTCTACGGTCTGCTCTTCGTGGCCCAACTCGTGCTCGCGGTGGCCGCGCTGATCAGCTGCCTGTCCGCCGACGAGGGCGAGATCCGGGCCCTGCCGCGCATCGCCTGGGTGCTCATCATCCTGTTCTTCCCGCTGGTCGGCGGCGTGGCCTGGTTCGTCGCGGGCCGGCCCGAGCCGCGGCGGGCGGCCGGTCAGTGGCGGCCCGGCAGCGGCTTCCCGGAGTCGGAGCGGCCGCGGCAGAAGGCGCCCGACGACGACCCCGAGTTCCTCAAGTCGCTCAACCAGCGGCGCAAGGAAGACGCGGAGCTGTTCGAGCAGTGGGAGGCCGACCTACGTCGGCGCGAGGAAGAGCTACGCAAGGAAAAGGACGACCCGGGCCGAGGCTGA
- a CDS encoding electron transfer flavoprotein subunit alpha/FixB family protein codes for MAEVLVLVEATRDFTVKKVTLELLTLARQIGTPAAVVFGASGATAALTDKLGEYGAEKIYAAEGEDIDGYLVSPKATALAELVKRVQPAAVLLPSTQEGKEIAGRLAVKLDNGLLTDAVELTADGVATQPAFAGQVIVKSKVTRGIPIATIRPNSLAPTPAPATPAVEQLEVSLGAADTLAKVVDRVTETKGSRPELTEASVVVSGGRGVGSGDNFKLVEELADLLGGAVGASRAAVDSGFYPHQFQVGQTGKTVSPQLYIALGISGAIQHRAGMQTSKTIVAVNKDGEAPIFELADYGVVGDLFKVVPQAAEEIRKRK; via the coding sequence ATGGCTGAGGTACTGGTCCTGGTCGAGGCCACCCGCGACTTCACCGTCAAGAAGGTCACGCTCGAGCTGCTCACCCTGGCCCGCCAGATCGGCACGCCGGCGGCGGTGGTCTTCGGCGCCAGCGGCGCCACGGCGGCCCTGACCGACAAGCTCGGCGAGTACGGCGCGGAGAAGATCTACGCCGCCGAGGGTGAGGACATCGACGGTTACCTGGTGTCGCCGAAGGCGACCGCGCTGGCCGAGCTGGTCAAGCGGGTGCAGCCGGCCGCGGTGCTCCTGCCGTCCACCCAGGAGGGCAAGGAGATCGCCGGCCGCCTGGCCGTCAAGCTCGACAACGGCCTGCTCACCGACGCGGTCGAGCTGACCGCCGACGGTGTCGCCACGCAGCCGGCCTTCGCCGGCCAGGTCATCGTCAAGTCGAAGGTGACCCGGGGCATCCCGATCGCCACCATCCGCCCGAACTCGCTCGCGCCGACCCCGGCGCCGGCCACTCCCGCCGTCGAGCAGCTCGAGGTCAGCCTCGGCGCGGCCGACACCCTGGCCAAGGTGGTCGACCGGGTGACCGAGACGAAGGGCTCGCGCCCGGAGCTCACCGAGGCGTCGGTGGTCGTCTCCGGCGGCCGCGGCGTCGGCAGCGGCGACAACTTCAAGCTGGTCGAGGAGCTGGCCGACCTGCTCGGCGGCGCCGTCGGCGCGTCCCGCGCGGCGGTCGACTCGGGTTTCTATCCGCACCAGTTCCAGGTGGGCCAGACGGGCAAGACGGTCTCGCCGCAGCTCTACATCGCACTCGGCATCTCCGGCGCGATCCAGCACCGGGCCGGCATGCAGACCTCGAAGACCATCGTCGCGGTCAACAAGGACGGCGAGGCGCCGATCTTCGAGCTGGCCGACTACGGCGTGGTCGGCGACCTCTTCAAGGTCGTCCCGCAGGCCGCGGAGGAGATCCGCAAGCGCAAGTGA
- a CDS encoding BTAD domain-containing putative transcriptional regulator: MRFEVLGPLRALRTDRADPEAIVLAARQHRVVLANLLAEANRAVSVAVLAEALWEKSAVEESRRGAIRVLIHHLRRSLGDEVLRRAPAGYLLSVTPGQLDAETFETLVVRAGRLRSDGQTEEARRALRKALGLWRGPTAYDGDDYGDRVRAEAARLHELRLAAYEDCFELELELGRHREIGGELRALAEQHPLRERLQGQLMTALARADRRGEALAAFERTRRLLAEELGVDPGDNLRELHRRILRAAVHERTAPAQLPPPARTFLGRDEPLRRLDALAAAETAGPVVVVVSGMAGVGKTTLAVHWGHRVRRRFPDGQLAVDLRGWAQSRSMRPVEVIGRFLTAFGVPTANTPVDLDDAIQLYRTLTADKRLLVLLDNAEHADQVRPLLPAGDGSVTLVTSRNRLAGLVAVDGAVPVPLDVLRPSTSSALLGRLLGPEVLGREPAAAAELAELTGHLPLALRIAAAQIDPAVPDPIATYNQRLRDGDRLAGLGIEHDTAATVSAAFDLSYAALPDPARRLFRLLSLVPGAEFGSGLAAALADLPDVSPALDALVAANLVTDRGAGRHGLHDLVAEYARGRLVADEADHQAARDRLYGYYLDHVDTASRLVYPEFSRLPPPSDLDPGMRWTAPDAIRAADDGRAASHTGRVGLSGAGPMSAAAGRDPVGQPAAAGAAGKPVQDVVTGKTNSGQAAPDLVVHAGHKVAVLIDESADAEAASDPVQDKNGRPAAERAARDGGHRTISDRFARGGWLSGAPSTASKSDGEADAASSGVPAEQSAGASDLRGGSGEKDPIGPEVGELPEPGLPAQPEPAEEPTTGTFQDAGEAVDWITAELPNLVPAVAAAAQHGPRWAAVRLADALRPFLWSAGSPTEWQAIAEAALAAATADGDPMGTASAEISLGDLHAQRSDAAAAEPHYLRALELARSSGWRTGEGGVMGNLALLHWRNGRLTDAVELFEGSIEVAQRNANPSAEATVLGNLSGLYWALGRLDESAAVLQRGLRLHRAAGWPQSSAIAFLGLGLIRAEQGRYRQARRTLNGALRMAVRHANRRTEGDILCAIAQVHAACGEGAEALRMARRAIEVGVETERARLLADAHKALGVAHAANSDLGPAADALDEAIRLARRAAYPHTEVSALVLLADVRREQGRPDAARELAETALDQARAAGFRIVEGRALWVLASCAHDRGDRASAMHDVRTALKIFRDSGHRPGIAAALLLLGDVLVEWGDIETGTEMWIKARDLYADLASPRVVDAQSRLGV, translated from the coding sequence ATGCGGTTCGAGGTTCTGGGCCCGCTGCGCGCACTGCGCACGGACCGCGCCGACCCTGAGGCCATCGTGCTGGCCGCGCGCCAGCACCGGGTGGTGCTCGCCAACCTCCTGGCCGAGGCCAACCGCGCGGTCTCCGTCGCGGTGCTCGCCGAGGCGCTGTGGGAGAAGAGCGCGGTCGAGGAGAGCCGGCGCGGCGCCATCCGCGTGCTCATCCACCACCTGCGCCGCTCGCTCGGCGACGAGGTGCTCCGCCGGGCGCCGGCCGGCTACCTGCTCTCCGTGACGCCGGGCCAGCTCGACGCCGAGACGTTCGAGACGTTGGTCGTCCGCGCCGGTCGGCTGCGGTCCGACGGCCAGACCGAGGAGGCCCGCCGGGCGCTGCGCAAGGCGCTCGGCTTGTGGCGTGGGCCCACCGCCTACGACGGCGACGACTACGGCGACCGGGTGCGGGCCGAGGCGGCGCGCCTGCACGAGCTGCGGCTGGCGGCCTACGAGGACTGCTTCGAGCTCGAGCTCGAGCTGGGCCGGCACCGCGAGATCGGCGGCGAGCTGCGCGCGCTGGCCGAGCAGCACCCCCTGCGCGAGCGGTTGCAGGGCCAGCTGATGACCGCGCTGGCCCGGGCCGACCGGCGGGGCGAGGCGCTGGCCGCCTTCGAGCGCACGCGCCGCCTCCTCGCCGAGGAGCTCGGCGTCGACCCCGGCGACAACCTGCGCGAGCTGCACCGGCGCATCCTGCGGGCCGCCGTGCACGAGCGCACCGCGCCGGCACAGCTGCCACCGCCGGCGCGCACGTTCCTCGGCCGTGACGAGCCGCTGCGCCGGCTCGACGCGCTGGCCGCCGCCGAAACCGCCGGCCCCGTCGTGGTCGTCGTCTCCGGCATGGCCGGCGTCGGCAAGACCACCCTGGCCGTCCACTGGGGCCATCGGGTCCGCCGCCGCTTCCCCGACGGCCAGCTCGCCGTCGACCTGCGCGGCTGGGCTCAGAGCCGGTCGATGCGGCCGGTCGAGGTGATCGGCCGGTTCCTGACCGCGTTCGGCGTGCCGACGGCCAACACACCGGTCGACCTCGACGACGCGATCCAGCTCTACCGCACGCTCACCGCCGACAAGCGGCTGCTCGTGCTGCTCGACAACGCCGAGCACGCCGACCAGGTGCGCCCGCTGCTCCCGGCCGGCGACGGCAGCGTGACGCTGGTGACCAGCCGCAACAGGTTGGCGGGCCTGGTCGCGGTCGACGGCGCGGTCCCGGTGCCGCTCGACGTGCTGCGGCCGAGCACGTCGAGCGCCCTGCTCGGCCGCCTGCTCGGGCCCGAGGTGCTGGGGCGGGAGCCGGCAGCGGCCGCCGAGCTCGCCGAGCTGACCGGCCATCTCCCCCTCGCGCTGCGGATCGCCGCCGCACAGATCGACCCGGCGGTTCCGGACCCGATCGCCACCTACAACCAGCGCCTCCGCGACGGCGACCGGCTGGCCGGCCTCGGCATCGAACACGACACGGCCGCCACCGTCTCGGCCGCGTTCGACCTGAGCTACGCGGCCCTCCCCGACCCGGCGCGGCGCCTGTTCCGCCTGCTCTCGCTGGTCCCGGGCGCCGAGTTCGGGTCGGGGCTGGCGGCGGCGCTGGCCGACCTGCCGGATGTGTCGCCGGCCCTGGACGCGCTGGTCGCGGCCAACCTGGTCACGGACCGCGGCGCGGGGCGGCATGGGTTGCATGACCTGGTCGCGGAATACGCCCGGGGACGGCTGGTCGCCGACGAGGCGGACCACCAGGCCGCCCGCGACCGCCTCTACGGCTACTACCTCGACCACGTCGACACCGCGAGCCGCCTCGTCTACCCGGAGTTCTCACGGCTACCACCACCGTCCGACCTGGATCCGGGCATGCGCTGGACCGCGCCCGACGCGATCCGCGCCGCCGACGACGGCCGAGCGGCGAGCCATACCGGCCGGGTCGGCCTTTCGGGGGCCGGCCCGATGTCGGCGGCTGCCGGACGAGATCCAGTCGGTCAGCCTGCGGCCGCGGGGGCCGCGGGCAAGCCGGTTCAGGACGTCGTGACGGGAAAGACCAACTCGGGCCAGGCGGCGCCAGATCTTGTGGTGCACGCCGGCCACAAGGTCGCAGTTCTCATCGACGAGAGTGCGGACGCGGAGGCGGCGAGCGACCCGGTCCAGGACAAGAACGGGCGGCCCGCGGCTGAGAGGGCCGCGCGCGACGGCGGTCATCGGACGATCTCCGATCGGTTCGCGCGCGGAGGCTGGCTATCTGGCGCGCCGTCGACCGCGTCCAAGTCGGACGGCGAGGCCGACGCCGCGTCCTCTGGCGTGCCGGCCGAGCAGTCGGCCGGAGCGTCCGACCTCAGGGGCGGATCGGGTGAGAAGGATCCAATAGGTCCGGAGGTTGGGGAGCTACCCGAGCCCGGGCTTCCCGCTCAGCCGGAGCCCGCGGAGGAGCCCACGACCGGCACCTTCCAGGACGCGGGCGAGGCGGTCGACTGGATCACGGCTGAGCTGCCCAACCTCGTGCCGGCCGTGGCGGCCGCGGCGCAGCATGGGCCGCGGTGGGCGGCCGTGCGGCTCGCGGACGCGTTGCGGCCGTTCCTGTGGTCGGCCGGTAGTCCGACCGAGTGGCAGGCGATCGCCGAGGCCGCGTTGGCCGCGGCCACCGCCGACGGTGATCCGATGGGCACCGCCTCCGCCGAGATCAGCCTGGGTGACCTGCACGCCCAGCGGTCCGACGCGGCGGCGGCCGAACCGCACTACCTGCGGGCGTTGGAGCTCGCGCGGTCCAGTGGCTGGCGCACCGGCGAGGGCGGCGTCATGGGCAACCTCGCTCTGCTGCACTGGCGCAACGGGCGGCTGACCGACGCCGTCGAGCTGTTCGAGGGCAGCATCGAGGTCGCGCAGCGCAACGCCAACCCGTCGGCCGAGGCGACCGTGCTCGGCAACCTGTCCGGGCTCTACTGGGCGCTGGGGCGGCTCGACGAGTCGGCCGCCGTGCTGCAGCGGGGGCTGCGGCTCCACCGGGCCGCGGGGTGGCCGCAGTCGTCCGCGATCGCGTTCCTCGGGCTCGGGCTCATCCGGGCCGAGCAGGGTCGTTACCGGCAGGCCCGGCGCACGCTCAACGGCGCCCTGCGGATGGCCGTCCGGCACGCCAACCGGCGCACCGAGGGTGACATCCTCTGCGCGATCGCTCAGGTGCACGCCGCCTGTGGCGAGGGTGCCGAGGCGTTGCGGATGGCGCGGCGGGCGATCGAGGTCGGCGTCGAGACCGAGCGGGCCCGACTGCTGGCCGACGCGCACAAGGCCCTCGGCGTCGCGCACGCCGCCAACAGCGACCTCGGTCCGGCCGCCGACGCGTTGGACGAGGCGATCCGGCTGGCGCGGCGGGCGGCCTACCCGCACACCGAGGTGAGCGCTCTCGTGCTGCTCGCCGACGTGCGTCGCGAGCAGGGTCGGCCGGACGCCGCCCGGGAGCTCGCGGAGACCGCGCTCGACCAGGCGCGGGCCGCCGGCTTCCGGATCGTCGAAGGCCGCGCGCTGTGGGTGCTGGCGAGCTGCGCCCACGACCGTGGGGACCGGGCCAGCGCCATGCACGACGTACGCACGGCCTTGAAGATCTTCCGCGACAGCGGCCACCGGCCGGGCATCGCCGCCGCGCTCCTGCTGCTCGGCGACGTCCTGGTCGAGTGGGGCGACATCGAGACCGGCACCGAGATGTGGATCAAAGCCCGCGACCTGTACGCCGACCTCGCCTCCCCCAGGGTCGTCGACGCCCAGTCGCGGCTCGGCGTCTGA
- a CDS encoding DUF202 domain-containing protein, whose translation MAEPPDFRVADTGVAWIRTRLAWGRTVLTLSVVAVLAARFGVRHGLLGGVYAAVAVAGWAVAGLWVMRRLRQLSGRSRPVSAATPRVLMAAALIAPAYAILGLLMLLTL comes from the coding sequence GTGGCTGAGCCACCCGACTTCCGGGTCGCCGACACCGGGGTCGCGTGGATCCGCACCCGGTTGGCGTGGGGGCGCACGGTGCTGACGCTGTCGGTGGTCGCCGTGCTGGCCGCCCGGTTCGGCGTGCGGCACGGCCTGCTGGGCGGGGTGTACGCCGCGGTGGCGGTGGCCGGTTGGGCGGTGGCCGGGCTGTGGGTGATGCGCCGGTTGCGGCAGCTCTCGGGCCGTTCGCGGCCGGTGTCGGCGGCCACGCCGCGGGTGCTGATGGCGGCCGCGCTGATCGCTCCGGCGTACGCGATCCTCGGCTTGTTGATGCTGTTGACTCTCTGA
- a CDS encoding electron transfer flavoprotein subunit beta/FixA family protein, whose protein sequence is MNIVVLVKQVPDSGSERNLAGDNTVDRQSANNVINEMDEYAIEEALRIQEAHGGEVTVLTMGPERAAESIRKALSMGPDKAVHVIDDALHGSCAVTTSKVLAAALGTLNADLVLAGAESTDGRVQVMPHMLAERLGIAALTGARKLTVEGGTLTIERQTDEGYEVVTAATPAVVSVWDTINEPRYPSFKGIMAAKKKPVQTLALSDLGVEPSEVGFAGATSEVVEHAKRPPRSGGQKVTDDGNGGVALVEFLSSEKFV, encoded by the coding sequence ATGAACATCGTCGTCCTCGTCAAGCAGGTGCCCGACTCCGGCTCGGAGCGCAACCTCGCTGGCGACAACACGGTCGACCGTCAGTCGGCCAACAACGTCATCAACGAGATGGACGAATACGCCATCGAGGAGGCGTTGCGGATCCAGGAGGCGCACGGCGGCGAGGTCACGGTGCTCACGATGGGCCCCGAGCGCGCCGCGGAGTCGATCCGCAAGGCGCTGTCGATGGGCCCCGACAAGGCCGTCCACGTGATCGACGACGCCCTGCACGGGTCGTGCGCCGTCACCACCTCGAAGGTGCTGGCCGCCGCGCTCGGCACGCTCAACGCCGACCTGGTGCTCGCCGGCGCCGAGTCGACCGACGGCCGCGTCCAGGTCATGCCGCACATGCTCGCCGAGCGGCTCGGCATCGCGGCGCTGACCGGCGCCCGCAAGCTGACCGTCGAGGGCGGCACGCTGACCATCGAGCGGCAGACCGACGAGGGCTACGAGGTGGTCACCGCCGCGACGCCCGCCGTGGTGTCGGTCTGGGACACGATCAACGAGCCGCGCTACCCCTCGTTCAAGGGGATCATGGCCGCCAAGAAGAAGCCGGTGCAGACGCTCGCGCTGAGCGACCTGGGCGTCGAGCCGAGCGAGGTCGGTTTCGCCGGCGCCACCTCCGAGGTGGTCGAGCACGCCAAGCGCCCGCCGCGCTCGGGTGGCCAGAAGGTCACCGACGACGGCAACGGCGGCGTCGCACTGGTCGAGTTCCTGTCGTCCGAGAAGTTCGTCTGA
- a CDS encoding DUF202 domain-containing protein has protein sequence MRPRVGDASNDNRHVIKRWWDPQDVGETPDYRFSLANERTFLAWIRTALALVAGGLAAAQFLPVLGVAHLREVIAVALLVLGAVVALRAVDHWARAERAMRQRRDLPPSRFPALLSILVALGALLLVAAVLVQAARG, from the coding sequence ATGCGGCCCAGGGTAGGCGACGCGTCGAACGATAATCGGCATGTGATCAAGCGGTGGTGGGACCCGCAGGACGTCGGTGAGACACCGGACTACCGGTTCTCGTTGGCCAACGAACGCACGTTCCTCGCCTGGATCCGCACGGCGCTGGCGTTGGTGGCGGGCGGGTTGGCCGCGGCACAGTTCCTGCCGGTGCTCGGAGTCGCCCATCTGCGCGAGGTCATCGCCGTGGCGCTGCTGGTGCTCGGCGCCGTCGTGGCGCTGCGGGCCGTCGACCACTGGGCCCGGGCCGAGCGGGCCATGCGGCAGCGCCGCGACCTGCCGCCGTCGCGGTTCCCCGCCCTGCTGTCCATTCTGGTCGCGCTGGGCGCGCTGCTGCTGGTGGCCGCCGTGCTGGTGCAGGCCGCCCGTGGCTGA
- the mnmA gene encoding tRNA 2-thiouridine(34) synthase MnmA has translation MRVLAAMSGGVDSAVAAARAAAAGHDVTGVHLALSRNPQTYRSGARGCCTLEDSRDARRAADVIGIPFYVWDMADRFHEDVVDDFVAEYRAGRTPNPCLRCNEKIKFAAVLDRAIALGFDAVVTGHHARLGPDGLLRRSVDLAKDQSYVLAVLNREQLDRSMFPLGDTTKAQVREEAAARGLSVADKPDSHDICFIADGDTRGFLADRLGEEPGDIVDALTGAVVGSHAGSYGYTVGQRRGLNIGVPAPDGKPRYVLSITPVTNTVTVGPAEALDVSTVAGERPVWTGGAVPDGPVECEVQLRAHGAPVPAVVSVAGGELVAELRTPVRGVAPGQAVVAYRPDPAGDIVLGSATIR, from the coding sequence GTGAGGGTTCTAGCAGCGATGTCCGGCGGGGTCGACTCCGCCGTCGCGGCCGCGCGCGCCGCGGCGGCCGGGCACGACGTCACCGGCGTGCACCTGGCGCTGTCGCGCAATCCGCAGACCTACCGGTCCGGCGCCCGGGGCTGCTGCACGCTCGAAGACTCGCGCGACGCCCGGCGCGCGGCCGACGTGATCGGCATCCCGTTCTATGTCTGGGACATGGCCGACCGGTTCCACGAGGACGTGGTCGACGACTTCGTCGCGGAATACCGGGCCGGTCGCACCCCCAACCCCTGCCTGCGCTGCAACGAGAAGATCAAGTTCGCGGCGGTGCTCGACCGGGCGATCGCGCTCGGCTTCGACGCGGTGGTCACGGGGCACCACGCCCGGCTGGGCCCCGACGGCCTGCTGCGGCGCAGCGTCGACCTCGCCAAGGACCAGTCCTATGTGCTGGCCGTGCTCAACCGCGAGCAGCTCGACCGGTCGATGTTCCCCCTCGGCGACACGACCAAGGCCCAGGTACGCGAGGAGGCGGCGGCCCGCGGCCTGTCCGTGGCCGACAAGCCCGACTCGCACGACATCTGCTTCATCGCCGACGGCGACACCCGCGGCTTCCTGGCCGACCGGCTGGGGGAGGAGCCCGGCGACATCGTCGACGCGCTGACCGGCGCGGTGGTCGGGTCGCACGCGGGGTCCTACGGCTACACGGTCGGGCAGCGGCGTGGCCTCAACATCGGCGTCCCGGCGCCCGACGGCAAGCCGCGCTACGTGCTGTCGATCACGCCGGTGACCAACACCGTCACGGTCGGCCCGGCCGAGGCGCTGGACGTGTCCACCGTGGCCGGTGAGCGTCCGGTGTGGACGGGCGGCGCGGTGCCGGACGGCCCGGTCGAGTGCGAGGTGCAGCTGCGCGCGCACGGCGCGCCGGTGCCGGCCGTGGTGTCCGTCGCGGGCGGCGAGCTGGTGGCGGAGCTGCGCACGCCGGTCCGCGGTGTGGCCCCGGGCCAGGCGGTCGTCGCCTACCGCCCGGACCCGGCCGGCGACATCGTGCTGGGCTCAGCCACCATCCGCTAG